The following proteins are co-located in the Cutaneotrichosporon cavernicola HIS019 DNA, chromosome: 3 genome:
- a CDS encoding uncharacterized protein (Sas10/Utp3/C1D family) translates to MDADPVATLRDFNVSLDTIEAALVPLLARPLTETREALGSIERAKLDVLLAYTVNNLVWMYLRMRGIEPDNHGVAKELRVKGYYDKVRDAEDGTKPKTRNRIDKDAAKRFITHSIGAPASSNAAMARRQAEAAIRERQEGESRATRANRFRHVAAEGERLSDGEEEEDEEEEEEEEEEKEEEDEEKDEEEGMEVDEEHEEPIGDSEDEAAALLAEVDDEVDSMVPEPAEARVDAPSRRSKRKRAEDLMCA, encoded by the exons ATGGACGCCGACCCAGTCGCAACCCTCCGGGACTTCAATGTCTCCCTCGACACAATCGAGGCGGCCTTGGTTCCCCTCCTTGCGCGACCCCTAACTGAAACCCGTGAAGCTCTAGGCTCGATCGAGCGGGCCAAGTTGGACGTGCTACTTGCGTATACCGTTAACAACCTCGTGTGGA TGTACCTCCGCATGCGCGGGATCGAGCCTGACAACCATGGGGTTGCCAAGGAGCTT CGCGTTAAGGGGTATTATGACAAAGTCCGCGATGCTGAGGATGGTACCAAGCCGAAGA CCCGCAACCGCATCGACAAGGACGCTGCCAAGCGCTTCATCACCCACTCGATTGGGGCACCGGCCAGCTCGAACGCGGCCATGGCGCGGCGACAGGCCGAGGCAGCTATCCGTGAGCGCCAGGAGGGCGAAAGTCGGGCGACCCGCGCCAACCGGTTCCGTCacgtcgcggccgagggGGAGCGCCTGagtgatggcgaggaggaggaagacgaggaggaggaggaggaggaggaagaggagaaggaggaggaagacgaggagaaagacgaggaggaggggatggaAGTGGATGAGGAGCACGAAGAGCCAATAGGTGATtcagaggacgaggcggccgcaCTCCTCGctgaggtcgacgacgaagtCGACAGCATGGTGCCTGAGCCTGCTGAagcgcgcgtcgacgccccGTCTAGGCGGTCGAAGCggaagcgcgccgaggacctgATGTGCGCATAG
- a CDS encoding uncharacterized protein (Transient receptor potential (TRP) ion channel), whose translation MHVAALLGAVVALPYASATIFIPKWSSCLGSYQPVAPQEYQLQVQDVLVTIVPGHQAARQNLVGNQDDVLRIDVLGSTATNLRGYNETSGKLSTLFTTTTEAGIMQYTSMSYVCNSLWPANASAPNDGPNNYCPIDIGFPTGGYGLNVSVPLYNVHALATLHTEIHVVDASDPALSILCLDVRVVPYEENSWPYQVFLWVPAAIAIAYWIVTWAARFAAGWVIGLDRNDQAQREAHMLKWGTMLISGLSGERLGASAALLRFVTPSLRDIIHHIQFVTMLGMIRVNWPGFFYPIVTRSAWANLVWNVTIVSDEHPSVYPTNWSAPDNMKSHITDPQHALYLNESAKPRLLDLDRTRDGMLSWARMVGLRPQDLFGTCLTLFLMLAAVIVVFSLLMWLIHWLTEAFGPEPTKLVTTRSKHIPRHSSGGMSAATMSNKEWNQSADFTTQPVGVPLRQNAQAKAAVPSRWHRTRKRFMPRGEAGAFHFSALYGNLLRLIITFHFPVTAFSIFQLTLKTASVVSKVFAALAFAFISVLIPTFILFKISRTPTGKLYEAARTLLALGTVYNVYEPEKQLYRTLPLFGSLASGIVIGAGQKSGLAQTIVLIVVELASFITTTFWSPWGQGASMGSYVFFVSVVRIASIVLTMVMSKEVNAGGTPGQWITYVILLLQAVVFIFLFLMVLTKIVEGLIRLFGRSPFDESNHPIDGGIFAAIMDLDCLNGVRGGKAAARRRRKRDSRLLQQNVSVVGSLTTQMMLDRHSQGVERMSYPLLDSDHGHGRRGSYFPVSNPAVSPVNEFGGRRSVSDQGSMLTLSDENRVPESWAPMNYYGNAQPLGSPSAGTTPLGSPRLSGGLFNAGAPSIRVTKSDDQHYVPRHTRAYSSSAIMEELSSPSMQPTASPPMRSSSTSPGIGPGVMPAPVYPPTAGARHDRTGGRPPPLTIPRRRSLNNISIEAEEQDRANGHKRRSWSSGNWFAKSNSGVNIGEDSGSDDEPGPPRAARRRSRPVQGDLLEEAYQQPAPSRGWKALFSRKGRTMDEQERTENSVRKAAAMNVSGAILAGVDAPPPPPGPSTFKVQRKGKGINMAVKRMPPTRPPRPDSGEMTLTPLLTAPPPSFKVRRKGDGSDRLPTPSGSSMSHLIKEEDEECIASGPPSSYHEARQHQRRSVTSFGSSELLHDGGVPSNGRRISQGPSPASTPVPGVSQDGLGYSAALFVPLNDRS comes from the exons ATGCATGTCGCAGCGCTCCTCGGGgcggtcgtcgccctccctTACGCCTCTGCGACCATCTTCATCCCAAAGTGGTCCAGCTGCCTTGGCTCTTACCAGCCGGTAGCACCGCAGGAATACCAGCTGCAGGTCCAGGATGTGCTGGTAACCATCGTACCAGGACACCAGGCTGCGCGCCAgaacctcgtcggcaaccAAGATGATGTCTTGCGCATCGACGTTCTTGGCAGTACAGCCACCAACCTCCGGGGGTACAATGAAACAAGTGGGAAACTAT cgaCCCTCTTCACGACCACAACAGAGGCCGGGATCATGCAATACACGTCCATGTCCTATGTCTGTAACTCATTGTGGCCTGCGAACGCGTCGGCACCCAACGATGGCCCTAACAACTACTGCCCCATTGACATCGGCTTTCCGACGGGCGGCTACGGCCTCAACGTCTCGGTCCCCCTCTACAACGTCCACGCCCTCGCGACTTTACATACGGAGATCCACGTAGTGGACGCGAGTGATCCTGCGCTCTCTATTCTTTGCCTCGATGTCCGTGTCGTGCCGTACGAGGAGAACTCGTGGCCGTACCAGGTCTTCCTATGGGTGCctgccgccatcgccattGCGTATTGGATCGTCACCTGGGCCGCGCGTTTCGCTGCGGGATGGGTGATCGGGCTCGACCGGAACGACCAGGCGCAGCGCGAAGCACACATGCTCAAGTGGGGAACGATGCTTATTTCTGGTCTAAGTGGCGAGCGTCTGGGAGCCAGTGCTGCCCTTCTCCGCTTCG TTACCCCTAGCCTGCGCGACATCATCCACCACATCCAGTTTGTCACCATGCTTGGCATGATCAGAGTCAACTGGCCAGGCTTCTTTTACCCAATTGTCACGCGGAGTGCGTGGGCTAATCTAGTCTGGAACGTCACCATCGTTTCGGATGAACATCCCTCTGTTTACCCCACCAACTGGTCTGCACCCGACAACATGAAGAGTCACATCACCGACCCGCAGCATGCACTATACCTGAACGAATCCGCCAAACCCCGACTGTTGGACCTCGACAGGACTCGCGATGGCATGCTGTCGTGGGCGCGCATGGTCGGCCTGCGCCCGCAGGACCTCTTTGGCACCTGCCTCACGCTGTTCCTCATGCTGGCTGCCGTCATCGTCGTATTCAGCCTGCTCATGTGGCTCATCCACTGGCTCACTGAGGCGTTTGGCCCAGAGCCCACCAAGCTGGTGACAACACGCAGCAAGCACATTCCGCGTCACAGCTCCGGCGGCATGAGCGCGGCCACCATGAGCAACAAGGAATGGAATCAATCGGCCGACTTTACGACGCAGCCTGTCGGCGTGCCCTTACGCCAGAACGcgcaggccaaggcggccgTGCCATCGCGCTGGCACCGAACCCGCAAGCGTTTCATGCCGCGCGGTGAGGCTGGCGCATTCCACTTCTCGGCGCTGTATggcaacctcctccgcctcatAATCACGTTCCACTTCCCCGTCACAGCCTTCTCCATTTTCCAACTCACCCTCAAGACCGCTTCCGTCGTCTCAAAGGTGTTCGCGGCCCTCGCGTTCGCGTTCATCTCCGTCCTCATCCCGACATTTATCCTGTTCAAGATCTCGCGCACCCCCACCGGCAAACTCTACGAAGCAGCACGAACATTGCTCGCGCTTGGCACTGTGTACAACGTCTACGAACCCGAGAAACAGCTGTATAGAACACTCCCCTTGTTCGGCAGTCTTGCCAGTGGCATCGTTATTGGCGCTGGGCAGAAGAGCGGACTCGCGCAGAccatcgtcctcatcgttgtcgagctcgcgtcTTTCATTACGACGACATTCTGGAGCCCGTGGGGCCAGGGTGCGAGCATGGGCTCATATGTCTTTTTCGTCTCCGTTGTGCGCATTGCGTCGATTGTCCTGACCATGGTCATGTCCAAGGAG gtcAACGCCGGGGGAACCCCAGGCCAGTGGATCACCtacgtcatcctcctcctccaggcTGTCGTGTTCATCTTCCTCTTTCTCATGGTCTTGACGAAGATTGTCGAAGGACTGATTCGTCTCTTTGGCCGCTCGCCATTCGACGAGTCCAACCACCCTATCGACGGCGGAATCTTCGCGGCCATTATGGACCTCGACTGCCTCAACGGTGTCCGTGGCGGCAAGGCCgcggctcgtcgccgcaGGAAGCGCGACTCGCGGCTACTCCAGCAGAATGTCTCCGTTGTCGGCTCTCTCACGACCCAGATGATGCTCGACCGCCACTCCCAGGGTGTCGAACGCATGAGCTACCCACTGCTCGACTCGGACCATGGCCACGGCCGCCGTGGCTCGTACTTCCCAGTCAGCAACCCGGCCGTGTCGCCTGTCAACGAGTTTGGAGGTCGACGTTCGGTGTCAGACCAGGGCAGCATGCTCACGTTATCCGACGAGAACCGCGTACCCGAGTCGTGGGCGCCCATGAACTATTACGGTAACGCTCAACCGCTGGGGTCCCCGAGCGCTGGGACGACGCCGCTGGGCTCTCCACGCCTGTCTGGCGGCCTCTTTAACGCTGGTGCGCCGTCGATACGTGTCACGAAGTCGGACGACCAGCACTATGTGCCAAGGCATACCCGCGCAtactcgtcgtctgccATAATGGAGGAGCTGTCGTCGCCAAGTATGCAGCCGACAGCCTCGCCACCTatgcgctcgtcgtcgacatccCCTGGCATAGGACCCGGTGTGATGCCGGCGCCAGTGTACCCGCCGACGGCTGGTGCTCGTCACGACCGCACTGGCGGCAGACCACCTCCGTTAACCAtacctcgccgccggtcGCTCAACAACATTTCGatcgaggcggaggagcaggaCCGCGCCAACGGCCACAAGAGACGCTCTTGGTCCAGCGGCAACTGGTTCGCCAAGTCGAACAGCGGGGTCAACATCGGGGAAGACTCTggctcggacgacgagcctgGCCCGCCCcgcgctgctcggcgtcgctcaCGTCCCGTTCAGGGAGACTTGTTGGAGGAAGCGTATCAGCAGCCCGCACCGTCGCGTGGATGGAAGGCGCTGTTCAGTCGAAAGGGCCGGACGATGGACGAACAGGAGCGAACGGAGAATTCGGTGCGCAAGGCCGCAGCAATGAACGTCTCTGGCGCGATTCTTGCGGGTGTCGAcgccccgcctccacctccggGACCATCGACGTTCAAAGTTCAgcgcaagggcaagggcatCAACATGGCCGTCAAGCGCATGCCTCCCACGCGTCCACCGCGTCCTGACAGCGGCGAGATGACCTTGACGCCCCTGCTGACCGCACCCCCGCCCAGCTTCAAGGTGCGGCGCAAGGGCGACGGGTCTGACCGTTTACCAACACCTAGTGgctcgagcatgtcgcACCTCATaaaggaggaggacgaggagtgTATCGCGAGCggccctccctcctcgtaCCACGAGGCGCGGCAACATCAGCGCCGGAGCGTCACGTCGTTCGGCTCGAGCGAGTTGCTgcacgacggcggcgtgccAAGTAACGGCCGGCGGATAAGCCAGGGTCCCTCACCAGCCTCCACGCCTGTGCCAGGCGTAAGCCAAGACGGTCTTGGCTACTCTGCGGCTCTGTTTGTCCCTCTCAACGACCGGAGTTGA
- a CDS encoding uncharacterized protein (NADH-ubiquinone reductase complex 1 MLRQ subunit) translates to MSPRSNFAKFVPVETYPIIAVVGGAVVGAGYYLVRLSQGSEVVWNRGGDWRPWEQIKQDQNTKFMTVHPKWWEERKAAVAAARAAQE, encoded by the exons ATG TCTCCCCGCTCCAACTTTGCCAAGTTCGTCCCCGTCGAGACCTACCCCATCATTGC CGTCGTCGGTGGTGCTGTTGTTGGCGCCGGGTACTACCTCGTCCGCCTGAGCCAGGGCTCCGAGGTCGTCTGGAACCGTGGTGGCGACTGGCGCCCTTGGGAGCAGATCAAGCAGGACCAGAACACCAAGTTCATGACCGTCCACCCCAAGTGGTgggaggagcgcaaggctgCCGTTGCCGCTGCCCGTGCCGCCCAGGAGTAG
- the UBP2 gene encoding uncharacterized protein (A repeated domain in UCH-protein) → MIDCYQAKVTREPEPIRALPGAAVEPEMTSPTSNPGDADDSRRSSVVSTSLGGRDRPRAPLGPRTHHRPGSMRTHYSVTPAPPATTSPPAAVAEPEAVPASSSGNPSEMTDEPMALSPTPITSPKASVVLGPVPEAIKSPPPALPPRRLPPLRSYQPLAPETATATASSPTSSAKPLLSPKTTSRTNVEVISAAQSEYSEAESLPGYNLDRYRSPEAVVEHIEDNDRSLPPGIVDATWDDKWDHNGSDKWEPKTGHPERPQIGPGRLPLRFLQDIHQHPLMRPEIINLPRLTKSPSASPRTSISSLDCVGPSIPGITIEDVWETLPGGSAQRGEWYFCAECFGWFHIIVGSGEAPEYRGYDSRIPRSRMHESDEDELQAWGTENSRLRDIHASRSTAPHSMSHFHKFERLLDLHGDVRIDRVSVDGLVETFTHFDPVYGVVPSQLVDLNVGRENRSDLHMSCSSDCWVVVQGPVGGQFPKAAAHEWTQEKRDNPGPGGDGIASAIEGWQLVLRLLQNPLFQDKRGWVKMSNPKFLETIGPSLRSSVMLHRIGFSCINENDGYQVGPFSVGELVTAEHVDRMFKYMLRTWVELTLYLQAFERSHGKPVNTNYISSSTVSEVLGPTLKLKNIPRAQMPWGKESYPALETLGVSAEDTMDTIDIAYDFQMSENSARSPVYFTALEQLSTVDRPDIDTLRIKVAMERSMDRFSLDDLEKAYARIGLDHAHLEDIMVDRKELPPDYIYDRHRETIQNATDSEQRTQISNALIMIGKDRGDWVMQDLGRAGGTHLSLEQAYREFNVTPDQPIDNEMLILQYESWIADRPSRMEHYRLALSLIANAPGQERPAIQAFLEGKDISEFQGPVRRDIPAGLRNIGNTCYLNSVLQFLYAVKPIRDAVLAFEQTPSEAPLEDEDTKATEKRIKIQSSCRFVEMLGELFKQMYETEQAAVTPAEELARLAILPIDLIDQRRDAVPSPKTRLTIDTLPTIPQLASPSASGVATTDTTPTTPISALSPTISSGGLSPRSRPSPPLRRGSVLGKRASEDRESTFGGSEERLRSSVHRSTNLIEMDSPTRGSPSARDVSRDEDVEMTSQESPTREGSDLSPADAGLSGLELTSPSNVMDGPATPKTETRISALLTPDATPPRQIGPQLPDEGMSMADALGSGPPPLPPRRRSLALVAAEKFGLQQDAAEILINVLSQLEYAFDNGEGGNLIQRLFSAKFRQQMLMDSGNGFTESHQPVESQFSHPIIGVEEDDKDLYDGLAELYLGGDEVDYEGKKGYKMDLLDELPPVLYILMRRSQYDFARNRQIKTNTYLKFGETLAMDRFLAGADSARREASITLTRKMMRMRARRHELRHHKPLSMPETFRFVRDALGDKLGTLLGDDAPAPEFLQGLGMQAEGAEEEIAQLSRDLVQCKETLEGMWAEARDVEYELVSVFVHGGTGTGGHYWTYQTAPGDDKYYYYSDDTVKDVPATDVFLDKSNQGVSPALLVYVRKAQGLVDTLHRRVAEEAAAEADAEDAREWSEPGKKGGEEVKESEQAKTGDKAMTREERASSSSPRVKFAVPAVTGPIWGAGEWLHG, encoded by the exons ATGATCGATTGCTATCAAGCCAAGGTTACCAGAGAGCCAGA GCCCATCAGGGCATTACCAGGCGCTGCAGTAGAGCCAGA AATGACGtccccaacctccaacCCTGGCGATGCTGACGACTCCCGCCGCTCGTCCGTCGTGTCCACCAGCTTGGGTGGGAGGGACCGCCCACGCGCACCGTTAGGACCCCGTACGCATCATCGTCCAGGTAGCATGCGTACCCACTACTCCGTAacacccgcgccgccggccaCCACATCACCTCCAGCTGCGGTGGCGGAACCGGAGGCGGTGccagcgtcgtcgtcgggcaACCCATCTGAGATGACAGATGAGCCCATGGCGTTGTCCCCGACTCCCATCACATCGCCAAAGGCGTCAGTGGTGCTCGGCCCTGTACCAGAGGCTATCAAgtcccctcctcctgcacTTCCCCCTCGGAGACTCCCACCGTTACGCTCCTATCAACCCCTCGCTCCCGAAACAGCCACCGCGACGGCCTCGTCTCCAACCTCTTCCGCCAAACCGCTGCTCAGCCCCAAGACGACCTCTAGAACTAACGTCGAAGTGATAAGCGCGGCGCAGAGCGAGTACAGCGAGGCGGAGTCGCTACCGGGGTACAATCTCGACCGGTACCGCAGCCCCGAGGCGGTGGTCGAGCACATCGAGGACAACGACCGTTCCTTACCCCCCGGTATTGTGGACGCGACGTGGGACGACAAGTGGGACCACAACGGCAGTGACAAATGGGAGCCCAAGACCGGCCATCCGGAGCGCCCACAGATCGGCCCTGGCCGCCTGCCTCTCCGCTTCCTCCAGGATATTCACCAGCATCCACTGATGCGGCCAGAGATCATCAACCTTCCCCGCCTTACTAAGTCACCATCCGCATCGCCGCGcacctccatctcttcCCTAGACTGCGTGGGGCCATCGATACCTGGTATCACAATCGAAGATGTGTGGGAGACCCTTCCGGGCGGGTCTgcgcagcgcggcgagtgGTACTTCTGCGCCGAGTGTTTTGGATGGTTTCACATTATCGTCGGGTCAGGCGAGGCACCAGAGTACCGCGGGTATGACAGCCGCATCCCGCGTTCGCGAATGCACGAGtctgacgaggacgagctccaAGCGTGGGGCACCGAGAACTCGCGCTTACGTGACATACATGCAAGCCGCTCTACAGCACCTCACTCCATGAGCCATTTCCACAAGTTTGAGCGACTGTTAGACCTCCACGGGGACGTCCGCATCGACAGGGTCTCCGTTGACGGGCTGGTGGAGACGTTTACCCATTTCGATCCAGTCTATGGCGTCGTTCCTTCACAGCTTGTGGACCTCAACGTCGGGCGCGAGAACAGGAGCGACTTGCACATGTCGTGCTCAAGTGACTGCTGGGTCGTCGTGCAAGGGCCTGTTGGCGGACAGTTCCCCAAGGCCGCTGCCCATGAGTGGACGCAGGAGAAGCGCGACAACCCCGGACCTGGTGGGGACGGCATCGCGTCGGCCATCGAGGGGTggcagctcgtcctcaggCTCCTCCAGAACCCGCTGTTCCAGGACAAGCGGGGCTGGGTCAAGATGTCCAACCCCAAGTTCCTCGAGACGATTGGCCCGAGCCTCAGATC CTCAGTAATGCTACACCGCATCGGCTTCAGCTGTATCAACGAGAACGACGGATACCAGGTCGGACCGTTTTCCGTTGGTGAACTTGTCACCGCGGAACATGTGGACAGGATGTTCAAGTACATGCTGCGCACCTGGGTCGAGTTAACTCTCTACCTGCAGGCATTCGAGCGCAGTCACG GCAAACCAGTGAACACCAACTACATCTCGTCATCCACGGTGAGCGAGGTCCTTGGTCCCAccctcaagctcaagaacaTTCCAAGAG CACAAATGCCTTGGGGCAAGGAATCGTACCCAGCTCTCGAGACGCTTGGTGTGTCTGCCGAGGACACGATGGATACCATTGATATTGCATACGACTTCCAGATGTCTGAGAACAGTGCTCGTTCACCCGTGTATTTCACCGCACTGGAACAGTTATCGACTGTGGACCGACCTGACATCGACACTCTACGTATCAAAGTCGCTATGGAGCGATCCATGGACCGGTTCTCCCTCG ATGATTTAGAGAAGGCATACGCACGTATTGGGCTGGACCACGCCCATCTAGAGGACATTATGGTCGACCGCAAAGAATTACCCCCCGACTACATCTACGACCGGCACCGAGAGACCATTCAGAATGCGACCGATTCGGAGCAGCGCACCCAAATCTCCAACGCCCTTATCATGATTGGCAAGGATCGGGGCGACTGGGTCATGCAGGACCTCGGGCGGGCCGGCGGCACGCATCTCTCTCTGGAGCAAGCGTATCGCGAGTTCAACGTCACTCCGGATCAGCCTATCGATAACGAGATGCTCATCTT GCAATACGAGTCGTGGATCGCCGATAGACCCAGCCGCATGGAACACTACCGCCTGGCGCTTAGCTTAATCGCTAACGCGCCAGGGCAAGAGCGGCCAGCCATTCAAGCCttcctcgagggcaaggacatATCAGAGTTCCAGGGCCCCGTACGGCGCGACATTCCAGCCGGACTGCGGAACATTGGCAACACGTGCTATCTCAACTCGGTGCTGCAGTTCCTTTACGCCGTCAAGCCGATCCGTGACGCGGTCCTAGCGTTCGAGCAAACGCCATCTGAGGCTCCTttggaggacgaggataCCAAGGCGACCGAGAAGAGGATCAAGATCCAGTCGTCGTGTCGCT tcGTCGAGATGCTCGGAGAGCTGTTCAAACAGATGTACGAAACCGAACAGGCGGCGGTAACGCCGGCCGAAGAGCTCGCACGTCTCGCTATTCTGCCCATTGACTTGATCGaccagcgccgcgacgcTGTACCCTCACCTAAGACGAGACTCACGATTGACACCTTGCCAACCATTCCGCAGCTCGCGTCGCCATCAGCGTCGGGTGTGGCGACGACAGACACAACGCCAACCACCCCAATATCTGCGTTATCTCCGACCATCTCGTCCGGCGGGTTGTCGCCGCGAAGCAGaccgtcgccgccactTCGGAGAGGCAGTGTCCTCGGCAAGAGGGCGAGTGAGGACCGCGAGTCGACATTCGGCGGTAGCGAGGAGCGTCTGCGGTCGTCGGTACACCGCAGCACCAACCTGATCGAGATGGAttcgccgacgcgcggaTCGCCCTCTGCACGCGACGTGTCCAgagacgaggacgtcgagatgACGAGCCAGGAGTCCCCAACGCGTGAGGGCAGTGATCTGTCTCCAGCCGATGCCGGTTTATCCGGCCTGGAGCTTACGTCCCCAAGCAACGTCATGGACGGCCCAGCGACTCCCAAGACGGAAACCCGCATCAGTGCCCTACTTACTCCCGATGcgacgccgcctcgccagATTGGGCCACAGCTACCAGATGAGGGCATGAGTATGGCGGACGCCTTAGGCTCTGGTCCGCCACCCTtgcctcctcggcgtcgctcgCTAGCGTTAGTGGCTGCGGAAAAGTTCGGCCTGCAACAGGACGCTGCCGAGATTCTCATCAACGTGCTCAGCCAGCTCGAGTATGCGTTCGACAATGGCGAGGGCGGTAACCTCATCCAACGCCTGTTTTCGGCCAAATTCCGGCAACAGATGCTCATGGACTCTGGAAACGGGTTCACCGAATCTCACCAGCCCGTCGAGAGTCAGTTCTCACACCCCAtcatcggcgtcgaggaagacgacAAGGACTTATACGACGGGCTTGCCGAGTTGTACCTcggcggtgacgaggtcgactacgagggcaagaaggggTACAAGATGGATCTGCTGGACGAGCTCCCCCCAGTGCTGTACATCCTCATGCGGCGCAGCCAGTACGATTTTGCACGGAACCGGCAGATCAAGACAAACACGTACCTCAAGTTCGGGGAAACTCTCGCAATGGACCGATTCCTGGCTGGCGCCGACTCTGCGCGTCGCGAGGCGAGTATCACGCTCACACGCAAGATGATGCGCatgcgcgcgcggcgccacgAACTGCGTCATCACAAACCCCTCTCCATGCCAGAGACGTTCCGGTTCGTGCGCGACGCACTTGGCGACAAGCTGGGCACCCTgctgggcgacgacgcgcctGCACCCGAGTTCCTCCAAGGCCTGGGCATGCAGGCTGAGGGCGCCGAAGAAGAGATCGCGCAGCTTAGTCGCGACCTCGTGCAGTGCAaggagacgctcgagggGATGTGGGCAGAAGcccgcgacgtcgagtATGAGCTCGTGAGCGTGTTCGTGCACGGAGGCACGGGTACAGGTGGGCACTACTGGACGTACCAGACGGCTCCTGGCGACGACAAGTACTACTATTACTCGGATGACACAGTCAAGGACGTCCCGGCTACCGACGTATTCCTGGACAAGTCGAACCAGGGTGTGAGCCCCGCGTTGCTGGTGTATGTGCGCAAGGCACAGGGGCTGGTGGATACGCTGCACCGCCGtgtggccgaggaggcagctgcggaggcggacgcggaggaCGCGAGAGAATGGAGCGAGCCAGGCAagaagggcggcgaggaggtgaaGGAGAGCGAGCAGGCTAAGACGGGTGACAAGGCCATGACACGCGAGGAGCGTgcatcatcctcgtcacctCGCGTCAAGTTTGCCGTACCCGCTGTTACTGGGCCGATTTGGGGCGCTGGCGAGTGGCTGCATGGGTAG